A genomic stretch from Barnesiella intestinihominis YIT 11860 includes:
- a CDS encoding PKD domain-containing protein, whose protein sequence is MKALRNISLTVVLLASLSACVENDPTYNVYPSDDVAFTYHITNEGYELDYLVGSTIQFTNTSAISGTCTWDFGDGETSTDVNPTHTYSLPGQYEVKLTVGDDYTTRPLLINDIKPTIVAKTEDDKICVINDVEVTLEVTLRNPAASEEPEYTWVLPEGTTLLDHPEITGNTYTGENPGRLVFKNIGSQTITLKTTLGGRALQDVKANVQVGTPNTSKTLYYAVKSGNVMAYKLDYNVPEGSNNSPFDLGVKAGAHPLNMLFHNEVLFVLDCGTQFSYVNDEDGTRGDGKITAVAKDGSSMETVLSNIGNAAFNDPFYGWIDNEQIYFADRNTGIRRIGVNERNLALSTSDAKYDYFVQNNRLEYYGNPWQYGAMNACFAKVDGLWYWGKTYGGGGIFRFAESDISPVDISRGTNPPYATIFPDEFVKSFVIDATNQILYAVIRDKGLYAVPLTDITANDATKTNTKAESKYLVASFKSDSEGSVGEYVDVCQMVLDSSDGSVYFGLRAEEGSSETSGVKRWNPTTKKLETIVSGVNVYGIALNNELSNLF, encoded by the coding sequence ATGAAAGCATTAAGAAATATAAGTTTGACGGTTGTCTTGTTGGCTTCGTTATCTGCTTGTGTGGAAAACGATCCCACTTACAATGTATATCCCAGTGACGATGTAGCGTTTACCTACCACATCACGAACGAAGGATACGAACTCGACTATCTGGTAGGTTCCACCATACAGTTTACCAATACATCGGCCATCTCGGGTACATGTACTTGGGACTTCGGCGACGGGGAAACTTCGACCGACGTTAATCCTACCCATACATACAGTTTACCCGGACAGTACGAGGTAAAATTGACCGTAGGCGACGACTATACGACTCGTCCCTTGCTCATCAACGACATTAAACCTACGATCGTCGCCAAAACGGAAGATGATAAAATATGTGTCATCAACGATGTCGAAGTGACTTTGGAAGTGACTTTACGAAATCCGGCCGCATCGGAAGAACCGGAATATACATGGGTATTGCCCGAAGGAACGACCTTGCTCGATCACCCGGAAATAACAGGTAATACCTATACCGGCGAAAATCCGGGCCGATTAGTCTTCAAAAACATAGGTTCGCAAACCATCACGTTGAAAACCACTCTCGGCGGACGTGCGCTCCAAGATGTAAAAGCCAATGTGCAAGTAGGTACGCCCAATACATCGAAAACGCTCTACTATGCGGTAAAAAGTGGAAACGTAATGGCCTACAAACTGGATTATAATGTCCCTGAGGGAAGTAATAACTCTCCCTTCGACTTAGGCGTAAAAGCGGGAGCTCACCCTCTGAATATGCTGTTCCATAATGAAGTTCTATTCGTGCTCGACTGCGGTACTCAATTCTCGTATGTCAACGATGAAGATGGAACCCGGGGCGACGGCAAAATCACAGCGGTAGCCAAAGACGGGAGCAGTATGGAAACCGTGCTCTCCAACATCGGTAACGCCGCCTTCAACGATCCTTTCTACGGTTGGATAGACAACGAACAAATCTATTTCGCCGACCGGAATACAGGTATCCGACGCATCGGTGTCAACGAACGTAACTTGGCACTCAGCACCAGCGATGCCAAATACGATTATTTCGTTCAGAACAATCGGCTCGAATACTACGGTAACCCGTGGCAATACGGTGCAATGAATGCTTGCTTCGCCAAAGTGGACGGGTTGTGGTATTGGGGCAAAACATACGGCGGAGGCGGTATCTTCCGTTTCGCAGAAAGCGATATCAGCCCTGTGGACATCAGTCGAGGAACCAACCCTCCCTATGCTACGATTTTCCCCGATGAATTCGTGAAATCGTTCGTGATAGATGCCACCAATCAAATTTTATATGCCGTCATTCGAGACAAAGGCCTCTATGCCGTTCCTTTAACAGATATTACGGCCAACGACGCGACAAAGACCAACACGAAAGCCGAGAGCAAATATCTCGTAGCGAGCTTCAAATCGGACAGCGAAGGAAGCGTAGGAGAATATGTCGATGTCTGTCAAATGGTACTCGACAGCTCCGACGGTTCGGTTTACTTCGGACTCCGTGCCGAAGAAGGCAGCTCGGAGACATCGGGAGTAAAACGCTGGAATCCCACGACGAAAAAGCTGGAAACTATCGTATCGGGGGTCAATGTCTACGGTATAGCACTGAACAACGAGTTATCGAACCTATTCTAA